The Porites lutea chromosome 9, jaPorLute2.1, whole genome shotgun sequence sequence CGAGAGCGCATTCCCAAacccgtaagcactggggtcgagaatgcgACACATGGGCAAATTACACCCTATACCTTTCCAGCCTCCTACCTTTTCAAAActtccgttgctcccggaatTTTTCAACTGGAACTACCCGGAAAGTCTTCTATTTACTTTCTAACCGATTGGAAAAGGTTAACAACCAAAACAAATTCAACACTAATTTGTTTTGAATAGGGCTTTGGTACCTTCTTTACTGTTATTTGCACGTTTTTCTAAACTATTGATTTAATGGTCTTTAATGTGTAGTTACCCTTTATTTCAAGAGCTGATTACTGGTTGGGGTggcggggaggggggtggaagTTAACTGACGACAAAAATAGAGGTTGGACCCAATGTCTCATACAGACATTTCAGTTGTATGCTCCTGTTTTCTCAAAACCTCACGGAATTATTCAAACAAGGACCGATCCAGAGTGTTTTCTTACAGTTTAAGTCTTAATTTCAGGGCGTTTTCCATTTGTCAGTGAACTGACCGGCAACACCTTCACtgcgtaatgagaatttcactattAATCGATCCAGCCAGATCAGCCAAATCCTACATGGTACAGAATGAATGGAATGAGGTGGTGTTTCAGCAAGAGAGAAAACTCTTTGgaaaaagccgatttcatttgctaactgactggtccggccggccagttctgattGAAAGCGCCCTAGGCCTCCGCTAACAAGCTGTCTGAAGCGCTCGTTTTGTAACCTCGTAAGGAACATGAGCTCACTTATCATTTCATTATAACTTATAAACGCTGGTTGCATCTAAATTACTGTGtataattttctatttataTCCTGTTTTCCATCAATTTACTACTTTCCTTTAACAGGGCAAACTTGCCCCATTTATCCTGCCCCTTCAAACGGAGCCCTTGCCTGTTTGTCCTTAAGTGATGACCCTGCATGTGCTGTGATGTGTAAAGGCGGCTTCGACTTTGTCTCAGATCCTGCATTGCTGTATTTGTGCAGCCGAGGACAATGGATCATGCTCCGCAGTCCTCAAGAGGGAGGATTACCTTGGCCCAGCTGCTTTGGTAAGACTTCCATCAACATGGCAACTACTAGACTACAAAATAGTCCGTTTTTTTTGCGtatcaagtacgcgcgagcagtcaaacaaaaggacTGGAgggaggctgaaaacagagagtgagactggggagaggTGAAGCTTGTGCCCTTTCATTCTCAGGAGGCTCTGCGCGTGTACTTCTTATAGCTACGCTAAaccgattttgaaaaaaaaaaaaaggcgctGCATCTCTTCAAACCGTTTCCGAGCTACGCGATCAATTCTATTTTCAAGTGGTTgtggttttcacattttttttactaaGATATTGCAATTACTGATAAAAAAAGGTCTTGAAAATTTCGgaataaagacaaaacgtcctATCATGGATAATAAAAGgactttctattatccatggtcCCATAGAATTTTCGTGGAAAGTACGGCTATACCACAAGGATGTCCTCTAACTTTCGACCAAACCCATCAGGGTAGCTAGCAACGTTTCTCTAAGACATCCTAACtgttaaatagttttaagaGCAGCTCCACATTTAACAAACATGCTTCTAAAAGCCtaaagaaaaccatttgagGAACTTCTGACTTAATTGGAGACATTCCGCCCTTGGGTACCCCCGTATTTCGCGATGACATTTTCATTGCCTTGCCGAATAATACATCAATCTGTAACTCATAAGCGACCAACCAAAAATTATCTTTCTGGGACAAGTTTATCGCTTTCGTTCGGAAATGTCACGAAAAGAAAAGATCAAGCATCAGAAACCTTTCCAAAAGTTAACTTGGCCgcagttcccttctcgtttctaaagtggcgggaaaagtttaaaacacgcaataagggacttgtcagaaattagcaggggggaggggaTGGAAAAGGGGGGAGGGTCGCAGTTTTTTGAGCCCTCCAAAAGGGAGggttatgcaaaaaaaaatgacaggaaaagagggagggtcacaaaaAAATAAGCCACCACGATCGTGAAGGGATGCTTCAATATTATGTTTCACGAGAATACAAAccatatataaaaaataatgacatACAATTCTGATTTCCTGACATACTGACCATTATTTTCCTTGTGTAGAAGGGCAACTTTTCCCACTTGATTTTAATGTACCCATTTCTACCTCTTTCTATAGCATGCTGTTTTGTGACTTGCCCCTGTTTGGAGCATCACTTGAAGTGATCTCCATGGCCACTGAAAAAACATTCAGAAGTCTAACTTTTTTTCGCGAAACAGTACAAGATGGCTTTTTTGAAAGTactctattatttttcttgtaccACTGCATAAGAATTCGGACTCAGGGGAGGGACATAGAATTTTAGGACGCTTTCCAGGGGAGGGTCAGGACATTTTGATCCCTTACCTAGGGAGggtcattttattttcaatgaaCTGAAAATCTCCACCTCCCcttcccccctgctaatttctgacaagtccctaactGCTAATCCTTGATTCAGGTTGATTGAGTCTAACGTTTTACTAACCAAAAGAGCAAACCGgaaaaaatgaagttttaaatgttttaaaaacaggAATCAAAGTctcttattttgtttaattacaGAGGTGACACATAACCACACACTGAAAATGGACCAATTTCCTCAATATTACTTTGACGGAAATGCTCCGAACGTCTTGGACACCATAAAGACTAACTTCATTTCGTTGTTGGGAGATTTCGGTTTTTGTACAGATGTTCAGAAATGCACGAAAGACCTCGTAAATGTAGACGTTGGTAAACCATCAAGTACGTagcaggttttcttttttttaatacttaatTTGTTTGGTCCCTGGCGCTTAGTAACAACTAAGGTGacgttacacgagacgattcgcaacgacgatttttagcgcaacactgagttgcaacattgttgcaacattgaTGTGACTtgcattgcaacgctgtgttgcgctagaAATCGTCGTCGCGAATAGTCTCGTGCAACATTTCCTTTAGGCCccgtttatatgagaaaaacCTGTCACGGCTAAAAGGGTCAACCACTACTCCCAGACGAGTCAACTCTAACCCCGGGGGCGGGGCAGGGTGTACTTTAGAAAtgtttgggtggggatgtgccgctgggaccctggaacccttagcctaaaACAACAGCTAGTTcggctgaattttgctaccctctactagactaaactccccaaatccccaatatcctagagtagcttttaggctaagttgcgtaaatttaaacttgctgatttaataataataataataataataataataataataataattataataataataataataataaataactttattcatagattcaaaaaaatagactatttacagattcaagaatatgagtattaaaatatataccctatgtacattcttcttgtgtacgaaagagaattgtcataaaatgactatctaaaaactaccaataacaattataaaaagcatcaaaaagttaataaaaaaataaaactatctaaaaataattcaaactgataaaaatttactgcttaaattctggcttgcgcactttccgatgtaatgtcaatgtcagatatattggctactcttct is a genomic window containing:
- the LOC140948058 gene encoding sushi repeat-containing protein SRPX-like, with product MKFLQTLIATVFLTNFTTAAITDTEPPVFTYCPSDILIETVEFQVRVNWERPMVTDNSGGPPSLTPNRRSGSYFSAPGSYEVIYRAADSSGNVATCSFRITLKRQTCPIYPAPSNGALACLSLSDDPACAVMCKGGFDFVSDPALLYLCSRGQWIMLRSPQEGGLPWPSCFEVTHNHTLKMDQFPQYYFDGNAPNVLDTIKTNFISLLGDFGFCTDVQKCTKDLVNVDVGKPSST